A region from the Drosophila mauritiana strain mau12 chromosome 2L, ASM438214v1, whole genome shotgun sequence genome encodes:
- the LOC117148388 gene encoding pre-mRNA-splicing factor ATP-dependent RNA helicase DHX16, translated as MSSKNRKRTASSSSDEEPDSEEESRLKDLQERDEFASRLKKRDDDRTRNVVDSTGGRRAIEEATKRLKLEHEDRDKIVPHLRLQSRRQYLEKRKDDKVAELEADILDDEYLFDESVLTKREKEERQYKKQLLNIAKEHEKARELERIQRYNMPQDLKKGERSEYVEVDEFEKQPNSEQKKWEAEQLASARFHFGAKDAKAEEEYELLLDDQIDFIQALTLDGSREKSSSRQPELTEKERKRLTLDETRRSLPVYPFKEDLIAAVKEHQVLIIEGETGSGKTTQVPQYLVEAGFTKDKKMIGCTQPRRVAAMSVAARVAEEMGVKLGNEVGYSIRFEDCTSDRTILKYMTDGTLHREFLSEPDLASYSVMIIDEAHERTLHTDILFGLVKDIARFRPELKLLISSATLDAEKFSAFFDDAPIFRIPGRRYPVDIFYTKAPEADYIDACCVSVLQIHATQPLGDILVFLTGQDEIETCQEVLHDRVKRLGSKIRELIVIPVYANLPSDMQAKIFEPTPPNARKVILATNIAETSLTIDNIIYVIDPGFAKQNNFNSRTGMESLMVVPISKASANQRAGRAGRTAPGKCFRLYTAWAYKHELEDNTVPEIQRINLGNAVLMLKALGINDLIHFDFLDPPPHETLVLALEQLYALGALNHHGELTKLGRRMAEFPVDPMMGKMLLASEKYKCSEEMVTIAAMLSVNSAIFYRPKDKIIHADTARKNFNHMHGDHLSLLQVYNQWAETDYSTQWCYENFIQYRSMKRARDVREQLVGLMQRVEIDMVSCLPETVNVRKAATAGYFYHVARLSKGGHYKTIKHNQTVMIHPNSSLFEELPRWVLYHELVFTSKEYMRQVIEIESKWLLEVAPHYYKAKELEDSTNKKMPKVAGRAEMAQ; from the exons TCGAGGAGGCCACCAAGCGACTGAAGCTGGAGCACGAGGATCGGGACAAGATAGTGCCTCACCTGCGTCTGCAGTCGCGTCGCCAGTACCTGGAGAAGCGCAAGGATGACAAGGTGGCCGAGCTGGAGGCGGACATCCTGGACGATGAGTACCTCTTCGATGAGAGCGT CCTGACCAAACGGGAGAAAGAGGAGCGCCAGTACAAGAAGCAACTGCTGAACATCGCCAAGGAGCATGAGAAGGCGCGAGAACTAGAGCGCATCCAGCGCTATAATATGCCACAGGACCTGAAAAAGGGAGAGCGAT CTGAATACGTTGAGGTGGATGAGTTTGAGAAGCAACCCAACTCAGAGCAGAAGAAATGGGAGGCTGAACAGCTGGcttcggcgcgtttccatTTCGGTGCCAAGGATgccaaggcggaggaggagtATGAGCTGCTCCTTGACGATCAGATTGATTTCATCCAAGCCCTTACCCTGGACGGAAGTCGAGAGAAGTCATCTAGCCGACAGCCTGAACTCACGGAGAAGGAACGCAAACGTTTGACATTGGACGAGACCAGAAGATCACTGCCCGTTTATCCGTTCAAGGAGGATCTGATTGCTGCTGTAAAGGAACATCAGGTGCTCATCATCGAAGGTGAAACGGGCTCGGGCAAAACGACACAGGTGCCGCAGTACCTCGTGGAAGCTGGTTTCACCAAGGACAAGAAGATGATCGGATGCACGCAACCACGTCGTGTGGCCGCCATGTCGGTGGCAGCACGCGTGGCCGAGGAAATGGGCGTGAAGCTGGGCAACGAGGTGGGCTACAGCATCCGTTTCGAGGACTGCACCTCGGATCGCACCATTCTCAAGTACATGACGGACGGCACCCTGCATCGAGAGTTCCTGTCGGAACCCGACTTGGCCTCCTACAGTGTGATGATTATCGATGAGGCTCACGAACGCACACTGCACACGGACATCTTGTTTGGCCTGGTCAAGGATATTGCTCGCTTTAGACCAGAGTTGAAGCTGCTCATTTCCAGTGCCACTCTGGATGCGGAGAAGTTCTCCGCTTTCTTCGATGATGCACCCATCTTTCGCATACCTGGTCGCCGTTATCCAGTGGACATATTCTACACCAAGGCTCCGGAAGCGGACTACATTGACGCGTGTTGCGTTTCAGTTTTGCAGATTCATGCCACTCAACCCTTGGGCGATATTCTAGTCTTCCTCACTGGTCAGGATGAGATCGAGACTTGTCAGGAGGTTCTGCATGATCGCGTAAAACGGCTGGGCTCCAAAATACGTGAGCTGATCGTTATACCCGTCTATGCGAATCTACCGAGTGATATGCAGGCCAAAATCTTCGAGCCCACGCCGCCGAATGCCCGGAAAGTTATCCTGGCCACCAATATAGCAGAGACCTCGCTGACCATCGACAACATCATTTATGTGATTGATCCTGGGTTCGCCAAgcagaacaatttcaattcCCGCACTGGCATGGAATCGCTTATGGTGGTGCCCATTTCCAAGGCCTCCGCCAATCAGCGAGCGGGCAGAGCGGGACGAACTGCTCCGGGAAAGTGCTTCCGTCTGTATACGGCGTGGGCATACAAGCACGAACTGGAGGACAATACCGTTCCGGAGATACAGCGTATTAATCTGGGCAATGCGGTGCTCATGTTAAAGGCTCTGGGCATCAATGATCTGATACACTTCGACTTCCTGGACCCTCCGCCGCACGAGACACTGGTACTGGCTCTGGAGCAGCTGTATGCCCTGGGTGCGCTGAATCACCATGGAGAGTTAACGAAGCTGGGTAGACGGATGGCGGAGTTTCCCGTGGATCCCATGATGGGCAAGATGCTGCTGGCAAGCGAAAA ataCAAATGCTCCGAGGAGATGGTGACCATTGCAGCCATGCTGTCCGTGAACAGCGCCATTTTCTACAGGCCCAAGGACAAAATCATTCATGCGGACACAGCGCGAAAAAACTTCAATCACATGCACGGCGACCACCTGAGCCTCCTGCAGGTCTACAATCAGTGGGCGGAGACGGACTACAGCACCCAGTGGTGCTACGAGAACTTCATCCAGTACAGATCGATGAAGCGGGCTCGAGACGTGCGGGAGCAGCTGGTGGGACTGATGCAGCGTGTCGAGATCGACATGGTCAGCTGCCTGCCGGAGACTGTAAACGTGCGCAAGGCAGCCACCGCTGGTTACTTTTACCATGTGGCGCGACTCTCGAAGGGCGGTCACTACAAGACCATCAAGCACAATCAGACCGTGATGATACATCCGAACTCCTCGCTCTTTGAGGAGCTGCCGCGCTGGGTGCTCTATCACGAGCTGGTGTTCACCTCCAAGGAGTACATGCGTCAGGTTATCGAGATCGAGAGCAAGTGGTTGCTGGAGGTGGCTCCGCACTACTACAAGgccaaggagctggaggaTTCGACGAACAAGAAGATGCCAAAGGTCGCCGGGCGCGCCGAAATGGCACAATAA